From Oenococcus sicerae, the proteins below share one genomic window:
- a CDS encoding acetoin reductase has translation MTKLAIITGAGQGIGEGITYRLARDGYAIAVADINPVTAEQVAENLREKSVSAKAYQLDVANRDEVFNLVKQAVSDLGDLNVFVNNAGVAFIDSIVDSDPAAIERLLDVNLKGTYWGIQAAARQFQKQDQGGRIINAASLAGVEASALQSAYSASKFAIRGLTQSAAKELAVDQVTVNAYDPGVVRTPLRDAIDQRTAEINHISVPTQKAHVLAEIALGREGKPADVAEVVAWLASPAAGYITGQSILVDGGMRFH, from the coding sequence ATGACAAAATTAGCAATAATAACAGGTGCAGGACAAGGGATCGGCGAAGGGATCACTTATCGTTTAGCACGAGATGGCTACGCCATTGCTGTTGCCGATATTAACCCGGTCACGGCAGAGCAAGTAGCTGAAAATCTGCGGGAGAAATCCGTTTCAGCAAAGGCGTATCAATTGGATGTGGCAAATCGAGATGAAGTTTTCAATCTAGTTAAACAAGCAGTTTCTGATCTAGGCGACTTAAATGTTTTTGTGAATAATGCCGGAGTTGCCTTTATTGATTCGATCGTTGATTCTGATCCAGCTGCGATCGAACGTTTGCTGGATGTTAATTTAAAGGGCACCTATTGGGGGATACAAGCAGCAGCTCGGCAATTTCAAAAACAAGATCAGGGTGGCCGTATTATTAATGCTGCATCCTTGGCCGGTGTTGAGGCGTCGGCTTTGCAAAGTGCTTATTCTGCCTCAAAATTTGCAATCCGCGGTTTGACACAGTCGGCAGCGAAAGAACTGGCAGTTGATCAGGTCACAGTGAATGCTTACGACCCAGGCGTTGTCAGGACGCCTTTACGTGATGCGATTGATCAGCGAACAGCTGAAATTAATCACATTTCTGTTCCAACTCAAAAAGCCCACGTTTTAGCTGAAATCGCTTTGGGCAGAGAAGGAAAACCAGCCGATGTGGCAGAGGTCGTTGCTTGGCTGGCATCACCAGCAGCTGGCTATATCACTGGGCAGTCGATTTTAGTTGATGGCGGCATGCGTTTTCACTAG
- a CDS encoding vitamin B12 independent methionine synthase, which yields MSENTNSTLTKAPFRADIVGSLLRPQALKQAHTQLAAGEITDEQLLDIQHREIKRVVDEQVKLGLKDVTDGEFSRSWWHLDFLWGLTGAGQYDYHESYKFHGSQTRTDNVELIGKIAFNPDHPFFEAFRYLKSITPEGIIPKQTIPSPSLFFRDNRSDNWHQFYETWDDYLTDLAAAYHQTILHFYELGARYVQLDDTTWAYLISQLDAAKNQPDEQAKYTKIAEDSVRVINDLLKDLPEDLTVTTHICRGNFKSTYLFSGGYDSVADYLGQLNYDGLFLEYDNDRSGTFKPLTKIWHNDSHKRIVLGIVTSKFPELESQQSLVDRIKNAEQYVPLANLAISTQCGFASTEEGNKLTEAQQWDKLRLVISTAKAVWQD from the coding sequence ATGTCAGAAAATACAAACAGTACATTAACAAAAGCACCATTTCGTGCTGATATCGTCGGCAGTTTATTACGGCCACAAGCACTAAAACAAGCCCATACACAGTTAGCTGCTGGTGAGATCACTGATGAACAATTGTTGGATATTCAGCACCGTGAAATTAAGCGCGTAGTTGATGAACAGGTCAAGCTGGGTTTGAAGGATGTTACTGACGGTGAATTTTCTAGAAGCTGGTGGCATTTGGATTTCTTGTGGGGACTGACAGGGGCTGGTCAGTATGACTATCACGAAAGCTATAAGTTTCATGGTAGTCAGACGCGGACTGATAATGTTGAATTAATTGGTAAAATTGCCTTTAATCCTGATCATCCTTTCTTTGAGGCTTTCAGGTATTTGAAATCAATCACGCCGGAAGGGATCATTCCCAAGCAGACGATTCCATCGCCAAGCTTGTTTTTTAGGGATAATCGCAGTGATAATTGGCATCAATTCTATGAAACATGGGATGATTATCTGACCGATCTTGCTGCTGCCTATCACCAGACGATTCTGCATTTTTACGAACTAGGCGCACGATATGTTCAGCTAGATGATACGACTTGGGCCTATTTGATCAGCCAGTTGGATGCCGCGAAAAATCAGCCAGATGAACAAGCCAAATATACAAAAATCGCCGAGGATTCTGTGCGTGTGATCAATGATCTTTTGAAGGATCTGCCTGAGGATTTAACTGTGACAACTCATATTTGTCGCGGTAACTTTAAATCTACTTATTTGTTCTCTGGTGGCTATGATTCTGTTGCTGACTACTTAGGACAATTGAACTATGATGGTTTATTTTTGGAATATGATAATGATCGTTCCGGCACTTTTAAACCATTGACTAAGATCTGGCATAACGATAGTCATAAACGCATTGTCTTAGGCATTGTGACTTCTAAATTCCCAGAACTAGAAAGTCAACAAAGCTTAGTTGATCGTATTAAGAACGCCGAACAATATGTGCCTTTAGCTAATTTAGCAATCAGTACGCAATGTGGCTTTGCTTCAACGGAAGAAGGCAATAAATTGACCGAAGCCCAGCAATGGGACAAATTGCGTTTAGTAATTTCGACCGCAAAGGCAGTCTGGCAAGACTAA